The Lycium barbarum isolate Lr01 chromosome 9, ASM1917538v2, whole genome shotgun sequence genome has a segment encoding these proteins:
- the LOC132608848 gene encoding uncharacterized protein LOC132608848: protein MQRWGSSIGRSVQCKRWFSSSNTDKIVASVLFERLPVVVPKIDPTVYAFQEFSFRWRQQYRREYPESFLKKSDTRGKGDYQIDYKPAPRISEADKTNDQRSLQRALDRRLYLLVHGATHDSPSGKPVWHFPEKVFESEETLRKCAESALESVIGDLSHTYFVGNAPMGHMVIQPTEDKKISSIKRFFFKSQVIAANKFDIKKCDDFVWVTKDELLEYFPEQAEFLNKMIIS, encoded by the exons ATGCAGAGGTGGGGTTCGTCAATTGGTCGATCTGTGCAATGTAAACGATGGTTTTCTTCATCCAACACTGATAAAATTGTCGCCTCCGTCCTGTTCGAGAGATTACCAGTTGTTGTCCCCAAAATAGATCCTACTGTCTATGCTTTTCAAGAATTTTC GTTTCGTTGGAGGCAGCAGTATCGACGGGAGTATCCAGAAAGTTTCCTGAAGAAGTCTGATACCAG GGGAAAAGGTGATTATCAAATTGATTATAAACCAGCTCCTCGAATCTCAGAGGCCGATAAAACTAATGATCAGAG GTCATTACAGCGAGCACTTGACAGAAGACTCTATCTTCTTGTTCATGGTGCCACACATGACTCTCCTAGTGGAAAGCCTGTCTGGCATTTCCCAGAAAAAGTTTTTGAGTCTGAAGAGACCCTTCGCAAG TGTGCTGAGTCTGCCCTAGAATCTGTTATTGGAGATCTTTCACATACATATTTTGTTGGAAATGCCCCTATGGGTCATATGGTCATACAACCCACTGAAGATAAGAAAATCTCATCAATCAAG CGCTTCTTCTTCAAATCCCAAGTTATTGCAGCCAACAAATTTGATATTAAAAAGTGTGATGATTTTGTCTGGGTGACAAAAGATGAACTGTTGGAATACTTTCCTGAGCAAGCTGAATTCCTGAACAAGATGATCATcagctga
- the LOC132610916 gene encoding endoglucanase 17-like: MASSSLATTAIFVFLLSFTTPLFLAKPVHHSHHHRFASHNYRDALAKSIIYFEGQRSGKLPSSQRITWRKDSGLSDGKAMGVDLVGGYYDAGDNVKFGFPMAFTTTMLSWSVIEFGGLMKGELNNAKEAIGWATEYLLKATAHPDTIYVQVGDAGRDHSCWERPEDMDTPRSVFKIDKNTPGTEVAAETAAALAAASLVFRKCNPSYSKLLLKRAIRVFAFADKYRGSYSNGLRKVVCPYYCSVSGYEDELLWGAAWLHRATRNPTYLNYIQRNGQILGAAETDNTFGWDNKHVGARILLSKAFLVQKLQSLHDYKSHADNYICSLIPGTSASQAQYTPGGLLFKMDDSNMQYVTSTSFLLVTYAKYLTSARMVVKCGGVVITPKKLRNVAKKQVDYLLGDNPLKMSFMVGYGAKYPQRIHHRGSSLPSVSTHPAKIQCRSGFSVMSSQAPNPNVLVGAVVGGPDEHDRFPDERSDYEQSEPATYINAPLVGTLTYLAHSFGQL, from the exons atggcttcttcttctttagCAACCACAGCCATTTTTGTTTTTCTGTTAAGCTTTACTACCCCTTTGTTTCTTGCTAAACCTGTACACCATTCCCATCATCATCGTTTTGCTTCTCATAACTATAGAGATGCACTTGCCAAATCCATTATTTATTTTGAGGGTCAGAGGTCAGGGAAACTACCTTCTAGTCAGAGGATTACTTGGCGTAAAGATTCTGGTCTTTCAGATGGCAAAGCCATGGGT GTCGATTTGGTTGGTGGATATTACGACGCTGGAGACAACGTGAAGTTCGGTTTCCCAATGGCATTCACCACCACAATGCTGTCATGGAGTGTGATTGAATTTGGTGGATTGATGAAAGGAGAGCTAAACAATGCTAAAGAAGCCATTGGCTGGGCTACTGAATATCTTCTCAAGGCCACTGCCCATCCAGACACCATTTATGTTCAG GTAGGGGATGCAGGAAGGGACCACTCTTGTTGGGAGAGACCTGAGGATATGGACACCCCAAGAAGTGTGTTCAAGATTGACAAAAACACCCCCGGGACAGAGGTTGCTGCCGAGACTGCTGCTGCTCTGGCTGCTGCTTCTTTAGTCTTTAGAAAATGCAACCCATCTTactccaagctactactcaaaagggCCATCAGG GTGTTTGCTTTTGCGGATAAGTACAGAGGTTCATACAGCAATGGGCTGAGAAAAGTAGTCTGCCCCTATTACTGCTCAGTTTCTGGATATGAG GATGAGCTGTTGTGGGGTGCTGCTTGGTTACATAGAGCTACAAGGAACCCGACTTATCTCAATTATATCCAAAGAAACGGGCAAATTCTTGGGGCTGCGGAGACTGATAACACATTCGGGTGGGACAATAAGCATGTTGGAGCAAGGATTCTTCTTTCCAAG GCATTTCTTGTTCAAAAGCTTCAATCTCTCCACGATTACAAGAGTCACGCAGACAACTACATTTGCTCTCTAATTCCAGGCACATCGGCTTCTCAGGCTCAATATACACCAG GAGGGTTACTCTTCAAGATGGATGACAGCAATATGCAGTATGTGACCTCCACTTCTTTCCTGCTAGTCACCTATGCCAAGTACTTAACCTCTGCTCGCATGGTTGTTAAATGTGGTGGAGTTGTTATTACCCCAAAGAAGCTTCGAAATGTAGCCAAAAAGCAG GTGGACTATCTGTTAGGAGATAATCCATTGAAAATGTCATTTATGGTGGGATACGGAGCTAAGTATCCGCAGAGGATTCATCACAGGGGATCCTCATTGCCCTCGGTCTCGACACATCCAGCAAAGATACAATGCAGGTCCGGTTTCAGTGTGATGAGTTCACAAGCACCAAACCCGAATGTACTTGTGGGGGCCGTGGTGGGTGGTCCGGATGAGCACGATCGTTTCCCAGACGAGCGTTCAGATTATGAGCAATCTGAACCAGCCACTTACATTAACGCTCCGCTAGTTGGAACACTCACTTACCTTGCTCACTCATTTGGCCAACTCTAA